The genomic DNA CTCATTTACACCTATGTTTATAACTACTTTAACCAGACGGGGAATTTCCATGACATTCTTATACTTAAATTGCTCCTTCAAGTTAGGGGCAACTTTTTCACTGTATTTTGTCAAAAGACGCGGTGTCATATGAGCTCCCCCCTTAAACCTTATCGATGATTTCGCCGCATTTTTTACAAATGCGGACTTTTTTACCACTGTCAAGAAATGCGCGTCCAACGCGTGTGGCTTTACCGCAAGAAGGACAGACCAACATGGCTTTGCTTGCCTGCAGAACTGCTTCTTTTTTTACAAGTCCACCACGGGGATCTTTTTGAGTGGGACGCATGCTCTTTGTGATCATATTTACACCTTCAACAATGATTGTGTCCTTCTTTATATCCCTTGCTAGGATTTTCCCTTCTTTACCGGCATCTTTCCCGGAAATGACGCGAACGCGGTCGCCCTTTTTAATTCTCATCTTGGACATGACCAGTTCCTCCTTAAACAACTTCAGGAGCAAGAGATACTATTCGCATATATTTTTTCTCTCTTAACTCTCTCGCTACGGGACCAAAGATACGTGTGCCCTTTGGGTCTCCGTTTGCATCAATTACAACTGCGGCATTGTCATCAAAGCGTACGTAAGAGCCGTCCTTGCGACGAATTTCTTTTTTTGTTCTTACTATTACTGCCTTTATAACGTCACCCTTTTTAATCTGTGCGTTAGGGGCCGCCTCTCTGACTGAGCCAACTATTGTGTCGCCGACAGTGCCTGACTTATGAAAACTACCGCCCTGTACCTGAATGCAGAGGATTTTTTTTGCGCCAGAATTATCGGCTACTTTTAAAACTGTACGTAGCTGAATCATAACTAGACTTCCTCCTCTTCATGTTTGGCGTCAAGTACGGGAGCTCTTTTTATTATCTCCAATACTTCCCAGCATTTGGTTGCGCTGAGTGGACGTGTTTCGCCTATAAGAACTGTATCGCCGACACGACATTCATTCTTTTCATCATGAGCGTAAAACTTTTTAGTATGAAGAACCCTTTTGCCATACAATTTATGTTTTGTCATACGATCAAGACTTACTACTACAGTCTTTTGCATCTTATCGCTCACGACTGTACCGGTACGGACTTTCCGGTGTACACTACGTTCTTCCATTGCCGGCTACCTCCTTGCTCCTGTGTGCTCTATTCCAATTTCTTTTTCTCTTATAACAGTGAGCACACGAGCTATTGTCTTTTTTACATCTTTAATACGTCCTGAGTTGCCCAACTGTCCGATAGCATTCTGGAACCGGAGGTTGAATAGCTCTTCCTTATATTTCTTGTGTTTTTCTTTTAGCTCAGATACGCTGAGATCTCTAAGTGCCTTGGGATCCATACTATTCACCTGCTCCCTCTCGGGCTAACAATTTTACTTTGATAGGAAGCTTGAAAGCTGCCGTGCGGAATGCTTCTTCTGCAACTTCGCGTGGCACACCTGCGACTTCAAAGATAACCCGACCGCGTTTTACTGCGGCAGTCCAATATTCAACATTACCTTTTCCCTTACCCATACGTGTTTCAATTGGTTTTTCAGTAACGGGGCGATCAGGGAAAAGCCTAATCCATATTTTCCCGCCTTTTCTCATTTTACGGCTTATTGCTACTCGAACTGCTTCTATCTGACGAGCTGAAATCCAACCATTTTCACATGCTTGAAGACCGTATTCGCCAAAGTCAACCGTCGTAGCTCCTTTTGAGTAACCGCGGAGTGCTGTGAGGTGAGGCTTACGATATTTTACTCTTTTTGGTGAAAGCATCCGGTGTTACCCCCTTTCTTTTGTAACAGGAGATTCTTCAGAAATAGAAATAGGTGCACGTTCTATAACTTCTCCCTTATATATCCAAACTTTTATACCTATAATTCCATAAACCGTATGAGCTTCTGAGATTCCATAATTTATGTCTGCTCTCAATGTTGAAAGAGGCAGCTGTCCCTCAAGATACCACTCGGTTCTCGCTATTTCAGCGCCACCGAGACGGCCGGAACACTGAACTTTAATACCCTTTGCTCCAGCTTTCATGGCTCTGAATATTGCCTGTTTCATAGCGCGACGGAAGCTTATTCTACGCTCTAGTGCTGCGGCAACACCTTCAGCCACTACTTGTGCTTCGGCATCTGGATTCTTAATCTCTTGGATATTAATCATGACCCGGTTTCCTGTCATTGCCTGTAGCTCTTCACGAACTGTCTGGATCTCGGCCCCTTGTTTGCCTATAACTACTCCAGGCCGGGCGGTCCAAACCGTGAAACGCATAACGTTGCCGATTCGTTCAATCTCTACGCGGCTTACGCCCGCGCTTTTCCATCTGTTGATAATCCAATTTCTAAGTTCCAGATCGTTGTGAAGATATTCCTGATATTTTTTCCCATCAGCATACCAACGAGATTCCCAATCGTATATAACGCCAAGCCTGTAACCTACCGGGTGAATTTTTTGACCCACTATTTCACCCCTCCTTATTTCTCACCTACGACCACAGATATGTGGCACGTATGGTGTCTAAAAGCATGTGCGCGTCCCTGTGATACAGGGCGGAAGCGCTTCATGTAGCTTGCTTGATCTGCCATTGCCTCTTTCACAACGAGCTTGTCCATGTCAAGACCGAAGTTGTGCTCAGCATTTGCTACTGCACTTTTGAGAACTTTTTCGGTGTAACGAGCTCCTTTGTTCGGAGTATACTTTAGTATAAGCATTGCTTCTGATGCAGATTTACCTCTGATAAGCGCAAGTACTTGGCGAACTTTATTAGCAGAGATTCGGACTTGCTGAGCTGTCGCTTTAACTTTCATACCAGTAGTCCTCCTATCCTTTTAGCCTTGTTGAGCGCTCTTGTCCAGCGTGTCCGCCGAACTTACGAGTCGGAGCAAATTCTCCGAGTTTATGA from Synergistaceae bacterium includes the following:
- a CDS encoding 50S ribosomal protein L24, which produces MRIKKGDRVRVISGKDAGKEGKILARDIKKDTIIVEGVNMITKSMRPTQKDPRGGLVKKEAVLQASKAMLVCPSCGKATRVGRAFLDSGKKVRICKKCGEIIDKV
- the rplN gene encoding 50S ribosomal protein L14; this translates as MIQLRTVLKVADNSGAKKILCIQVQGGSFHKSGTVGDTIVGSVREAAPNAQIKKGDVIKAVIVRTKKEIRRKDGSYVRFDDNAAVVIDANGDPKGTRIFGPVARELREKKYMRIVSLAPEVV
- the rpsQ gene encoding 30S ribosomal protein S17, with protein sequence MEERSVHRKVRTGTVVSDKMQKTVVVSLDRMTKHKLYGKRVLHTKKFYAHDEKNECRVGDTVLIGETRPLSATKCWEVLEIIKRAPVLDAKHEEEEV
- the rpmC gene encoding 50S ribosomal protein L29 — encoded protein: MDPKALRDLSVSELKEKHKKYKEELFNLRFQNAIGQLGNSGRIKDVKKTIARVLTVIREKEIGIEHTGARR
- the rplP gene encoding 50S ribosomal protein L16 gives rise to the protein MLSPKRVKYRKPHLTALRGYSKGATTVDFGEYGLQACENGWISARQIEAVRVAISRKMRKGGKIWIRLFPDRPVTEKPIETRMGKGKGNVEYWTAAVKRGRVIFEVAGVPREVAEEAFRTAAFKLPIKVKLLAREGAGE
- the rpsC gene encoding 30S ribosomal protein S3 codes for the protein MGQKIHPVGYRLGVIYDWESRWYADGKKYQEYLHNDLELRNWIINRWKSAGVSRVEIERIGNVMRFTVWTARPGVVIGKQGAEIQTVREELQAMTGNRVMINIQEIKNPDAEAQVVAEGVAAALERRISFRRAMKQAIFRAMKAGAKGIKVQCSGRLGGAEIARTEWYLEGQLPLSTLRADINYGISEAHTVYGIIGIKVWIYKGEVIERAPISISEESPVTKERG
- the rplV gene encoding 50S ribosomal protein L22 yields the protein MKVKATAQQVRISANKVRQVLALIRGKSASEAMLILKYTPNKGARYTEKVLKSAVANAEHNFGLDMDKLVVKEAMADQASYMKRFRPVSQGRAHAFRHHTCHISVVVGEK